In Zingiber officinale cultivar Zhangliang chromosome 8B, Zo_v1.1, whole genome shotgun sequence, a single genomic region encodes these proteins:
- the LOC122016081 gene encoding CLIP-associated protein-like isoform X1, with protein sequence MKLVVITVLVIAESADNCIKTMLRNCKVARVLPRIADAAKNDKSAVLRARCCEYALLILEYWADAPEIQRSADLYEDLIKCCIADAMSEVRSTARTCYRMFTKTWPERSRCLFVSFDPVIQRLLNEENGGMHKRYSSPSLRERGAQFSRAPSQSTSICMPGYGTSAIVAMDKSSVISSGTSLVPKSKSLGKNSERSLESVLHASKQKVLAIESLLKGIGMSDKQNFATARSTSLDLGVNTLSTRDTPLATSVSSSSFSVQSSLLGDSTIASIRKASNRNGGLNMSDLVSQVQLSRDPSKLSFLSHATPVSLTSLSSSHLKWSSERLQDGSGSENNVDHRLSRRLPSIQTDKHYLETPSKDSSYRDSQNPYVPNFQRPLLRKQVTGKAVANARNSLDDGQILASEMPSYIDGPTTLGETLNEGLNPSSDWVARVSAFNYLWSLLQQGPKGVLEVTQNFEKVMKLFFRYLDDPHHKVAQAAFITLAEIIPACKKPFENYLERTLPHIFARLIDPKELVRQPCSATIEIIGKTYNMDSLLPALVRSLDEQRSPKAKLAVIQFANNSFNKHTINSDGYSNNGFLKLWLAKLLPLANDKNVRLKETSTSCIISVYSHFDAIGVLNFILSLSVEEQNLLRRKLKQYTPRIEVELMNYLQNKKERQRPKSFHDQSNVVGTSAEEDYVGASKKGFYCANYSTSSVDGEVGKKLSSTQQSMQFDTYTIHATSDESHHPSQNVDACACDPSSQDGLVTNSSQKTNYNIEHESSLLTLRLDMSELASSDEHKAIDMNGGSEIYGDPELNHNNLNFLKSNIEGDMGPSIPQLLHQICNVNDANSSSEKRDTLQQLAEVSLKNDSSVWAKYFNQILAAVLDVLDDSDPSVQELALSVIVRMLDNQKSEMEDSIDIVTEKLIHVSKDDVVKVSNEANQCLNIILTHFDPYRFLSVIVPLLVSDDEKSLVICINCLTKLVGRLPQEDLMKHLPSCLPALFDSFGNQSPDVRKAVVFCLVEIYIILGKSFLPYLEGLSSTQLRLVTIYANRISQARSGASLDSNH encoded by the exons ATGAAGCTTGTTGTGATAACTGTTCTTGTGATTGCAGAGTCTGCAGATAATTGCATTAAAACA ATGTTGCGAAACTGCAAAGTTGCCCGTGTTCTCCCTCGGATAGCTGATGCTGCAAAGAATGACAAGAGTGCTGTTCTTCGGGCCAG GTGTTGTGAATATGCACTTCTGATACTGGAGTACTGGGCTGATGCTCCAGAAATTCAACGTTCTGCTGATTTATATGAAGATCTAATCAAGTGTTGTATAGCAGATGCAATGAGTGAG GTGCGATCAACTGCTCGAACATGCTACCGGATGTTTACAAAAACTTGGCCAGAGAGGTCTAGGTGCCTTTTCGTATCATTTGATCCTGTCATACAGAGG TTATTGAATGAAGAGAATGGAGGAATGCACAAACGATATTCTTCTCCTTCCCTTCGTGAAAGGGGAGCGCAATTTTCTCGTGCTCCATCTCAATCCACGAGTATATGCATGCCTGGATATGGTACCTCTGCAATTGTTGCAATGGATAAGAGTTCAGTTATTTCTTCAGGGACTAGCCTTGTGCCAAAATCTAAATCACTTGGTAAAAATTCAGAGAGAAGCCTAGAAAGTGTGCTTCATGCAAGCAAACAGAAGGTGCTAGCTATTGAGAGTTTACTGAAAGGTATTGGCATGTCTGACAAGCAAAACTTTGCTACTGCACGCTCCACAAGCTTGGACCTAG GTGTTAATACTCTATCTACCCGGGATACACCACTTGCTACTAGTGTTTCCTCAAGTTCTTTTTCTGTGCAAAGTTCGCTATTGGGTGATTCAACCATTGCAAGCATTAGAAAAGCTAGTAACAGGAACGGTGGTTTAAATATGTCTGACTTAGTCAGTCAGGTTCAATTATCTAGAGATCCATCAAAACTCTCTTTCCTCAGTCATGCAACACCTGTTTCCCTGACTTCTTTGTCTTCATCACATTTGAAATGGTCATCTGAAAGGTTGCAAGATGGAAGTGGTAGCGAAAATAATGTTGATCACAGGTTATCTAGGCGACTTCCAAGTATCCAAACTGATAAACATTATCTGGAGACACCATCTAAGGATTCTAGCTATAGGGATTCACAGAATCCTTATGTCCCCAACTTTCAGCGGCCTCTTCTAAGAAAGCAGGTGACTGGAAAGGCCGTGGCAAATGCTAGAAATAGTTTGGATGATGGTCAAATCCTAGCAAGTGAAATGCCTAGCTATATAGATGGTCCAACTACCCTTGGTGAGACACTTAATGAGGGACTAAACCCCAGTTCAGATTGGGTAGCAAGGGTTTCTGCATTCAATTACCTCTGGAGTTTGTTGCAGCAAGGCCCAAAAGGTGTTTTGGAAGTCACACAGAATTTTGAGAAGGTTATGAAGTTATTTTTTCGATATTTAGATGACCCTCACCATAAAGTTGCACAGGCAGCATTTATCACCCTTGCTGAAATTATTCCAGCTTGCAAAAAGCCTTTTGAGAATTATCTTGAAAGAACCTTGCCCCATATTTTTGCTAGATTAATTGATCCAAAGGAACTTGTAAGGCAACCATGTTCTGCAACAATTGAGATAATTGGAAAGACATACAATATGGATTCTCTTCTTCCTGCTCTTGTCCGCTCTCTTGATGAGCAGAGATCTCCTAAAGCAAAATTGGCTGTCATTCAGTTTGCAAATAACTCCTTTAATAAACATACAATAAACTCTGATGGTTATAGTAACAATGGATTTCTTAAGCTATGGCTTGCTAAGTTATTGCCTTTGGCAAATGACAAAAATGTAAGATTGAAGGAAACATCCACATCTTGCATCATATCAGTTTATTCCCATTTTGATGCAATTGGAGTCTTGAATTTCATTTTGAGTCTTTCTGTTGAAGAACAGAACTTGTTAAGACGAAAACTTAAGCAATATACACCTCGTATAGAGGTCGAGTTAATGAACTACTTGCAGAATAAGAAAGAACGTCAGCGTCCAAAATCTTTCCATGACCAGTCAAATGTTGTTGGAACTTCTGCTGAGGAAGACTATGTTGGAGCTTCAAAGAAAGGTTTTTATTGTGCAAATTACTCAACTAGTTCAGTTGATGGTGAGGTTGGGAAGAAGTTGAGTTCAACCCAGCAATCGATGCAGTTTGATACTTACACCATTCATGCAACTTCTGATGAGTCTCATCATCCTTCTCAGAATGTTGATGCTTGTGCTTGTGATCCTTCATCTCAAGATGGGTTGGTGACTAATTCCTCGCAGAAAACAAATTATAATATTGAGCATGAAAGTTCTCTGTTAACTCTGCGTCTAGACATGAGTGAACTAGCCAGTTCTGATGAACACAAAGCCATTGATATGAATGGTGGAAGTGAAATTTATGGAGATCCTGAACTGAATCATAAtaatcttaattttttaaaatctaacaTAGAAGGAGATATGGGACCTAGCATTCCACAACTTCTTCATCAG ATTTGCAATGTAAATGATGCGAACTCAAGTTCAGAGAAACGTGACACCTTGCAACAGCTGGCTGAAGTTTCATTAAAGAATGATAGTTCTGTCTGGGCAAAG TATTTCAATCAGATCTTGGCAGCTGTGCTTGATGTGTTGGACGATTCAGATCCTTCAGTGCAGGAGCTGGCTCTTTCTGTGATAGTTAGAATGCTTGACAACCAG AAAAGTGAAATGGAAGATTCGATTGATATTGTCACTGAgaagttgattcatgtgtctaAAGATGATGTTGTGAAG GTTTCAAATGAAGCAAACCAATGCCTGAATATTATCTTGACGCACTTTGATCCATACAGATTTCTAAGT GTTATAGTTCCTCTATTAGTCAGCGATGATGAAAAAAGTCTTGTTATTTGTATCAACTGTTTAACCAAG CTTGTTGGGCGGCTTCCTCAAGAAGATTTGATGAAGCATTTGCCTTCATGTTTGCCAGCATTATTTGATTCATTCGGAAACCAAAGTCCAGATGTGAGAAAG GCTGTTGTTTTCTGTTTGGTGGAAATCTATATCATATTGGGGAAGTCGTTTTTACCTTATCTGGAGGGTCTAAGTAGTACACAGCTTCGGTTGGTGACCATCTACGCAAACAGAATTTCTCAGGCAAGATCTGGTGCTTCACTTGATTCTAACCACTAA
- the LOC122016083 gene encoding uncharacterized protein LOC122016083 — MGTIFLKSIDASDISKTADKIFKLMDEIVEEVGEENVVQIVTDNAANYKATGEMLMGKRKRLYWTPCAAHCIDLMLEDFEKKIPIHKETIARGKKITTYIYSRTALISLLHHFTKEKDLIRPATTRFATSYLTLGCLNDNKGALIRMFTSKEWKSSQFAKTKDGKVIENVVMDKDFWKSIITCLRSAYPLIKVLRLVDSDEKPAMGFIYEEMDRAKEKIQAAFNGIKKSYLPLWEIIDARWDNQLHRPLHAAGYYLNPQFHYSPNFKADFEVKRGIYDCLQRMVESMEEVKKIDAQLEDFKYRKKFFGSAVATCGIETKTPAQWWESYGYEHPELQKFAIRVLSLTCSSSGCERNWSAFEMVHTKRRNRLKAKTMNDVVFVMANSKLAKKKELRKVNDYSIDDLASDDDWIVDDSENLDLDASNEDLVPVEEGPSSGAPHDDLELPSYDDDEVEEGGDAMEDAGDEEHMEDDYEFMNL; from the exons ATGGGAACCATTTTTTTGAAGTCAATTGATGCATCTGATATATCTAAAACAGCTGACAAGATTTTCAAGTTGATGGATGAAATTGTTGAAGAAGTTGGTGAAGAGAATGTAGTGCAAATTGTCACAGACAATGCAGCAAACTACAAAGCAACCGGGGAGATGTTGATGGGGAAGAGAAAGAGGCTATATTGGACGCCTTGTGCAGCTCATTGCATCGATTTAATGTTGgaggattttgaaaaaaagaTACCAATACATAAAGAGACAATTGCACGAGGTAAAAAGATCACAACTTACATCTATTCAAGGACTGCGCTTATTTCTCTATTGCATCATTTTACCAAAGAAAAGGATTTGATTAGACCAGCCACTACCCGTTTTGCCACATCTTACTTGACTTTGGGTTGCTTGAATGACAATAAGGGAGCATTGATTAGAATGTTTACATCCAAAGAATGGAAATCTAGTCAATTTGCAAAGACTAAAGATGGAAAGGTTATTGAAAATGTGGTAATGGATAAGGACTTCTGGAAAAGCATTATTACATGCTTGAGGAGTGCTTATCCTTTGATTAAAGTCCTTCGTTTGGTAGACTCAGATGAGAAGCCTGCCATGGGGTTCATTTATGAGGAAATGGACAGGGCCAAAGAAAAGATACAAGCTGCCTTTAATGGTATTAAGAAAAG TTACTTGCCTCTATGGGAAATTATAGATGCAAGATGGGATAATCAACTGCATCGGCCTTTGCATGCTGCGGGCTATTACCTTAACCCTCAATTTCATTACAGTCCTAATTTTAAAGCTGACTTTGAAGTGAAAAGAGGAATATATGATTGTCTACAAAGGATGGTTGAAAGTATGGAAGAAGTAAAGAAGATTGATGCTCAACTGGAAGACTTCAAATATCGAAAGAAATTCTTTGGTAGTGCAGTAGCCACTTGTGGAATTGAAACCAAAACTCCAGCACAATGGTGGGAATCATATGGTTATGAACATCCTGAGTTGCAAAAGTTTGCTATTCGTGTTTTGAGCTTGACATGCAGCTCATCTGGCTGTGAGAGGAATTGGAGTGCATTTGAGATG GTCCACACTAAGAGAAGAAATCGTTTGAAGGCAAAAACGATGAATGACGTAGTCTTTGTGATGGCTAATtcaaaattagccaagaagaaggaatTGAGGAAAGTCAATGACTATAGCATTGATGACCTAGCTTCTGATGATGATTGGATTGTGGATGATAGTGAAAATTTAGATTTGGATGCTTCAAATGAAGATTTGGTTCCAGTTGAAGAAGGACCTAGTAGTGGAGCACCTCATGATGATTTGGAGCTGCCTAGttatgatgatgatgaagttgaagaagGTGGAGATGCCATGGAGGATGCTGGAGATGAAGAACACATGGAGGATGATTATGAATTCATGAATTTATGA
- the LOC122016081 gene encoding CLIP-associated protein-like isoform X2, translated as MKLVVITVLVIAESADNCIKTMLRNCKVARVLPRIADAAKNDKSAVLRARCCEYALLILEYWADAPEIQRSADLYEDLIKCCIADAMSEVRSTARTCYRMFTKTWPERSRCLFVSFDPVIQRLLNEENGGMHKRYSSPSLRERGAQFSRAPSQSTSICMPGYGTSAIVAMDKSSVISSGTSLVPKSKSLGKNSERSLESVLHASKQKVLAIESLLKGIGMSDKQNFATARSTSLDLGVNTLSTRDTPLATSVSSSSFSVQSSLLGDSTIASIRKASNRNGGLNMSDLVSQVQLSRDPSKLSFLSHATPVSLTSLSSSHLKWSSERLQDGSGSENNVDHRLSRRLPSIQTDKHYLETPSKDSSYRDSQNPYVPNFQRPLLRKQVTGKAVANARNSLDDGQILASEMPSYIDGPTTLGETLNEGLNPSSDWVARVSAFNYLWSLLQQGPKGVLEVTQNFEKVMKLFFRYLDDPHHKVAQAAFITLAEIIPACKKPFENYLERTLPHIFARLIDPKELVRQPCSATIEIIGKTYNMDSLLPALVRSLDEQRSPKAKLAVIQFANNSFNKHTINSDGYSNNGFLKLWLAKLLPLANDKNVRLKETSTSCIISVYSHFDAIGVLNFILSLSVEEQNLLRRKLKQYTPRIEVELMNYLQNKKERQRPKSFHDQSNVVGTSAEEDYVGASKKGFYCANYSTSSVDGEVGKKLSSTQQSMQFDTYTIHATSDESHHPSQNVDACACDPSSQDGLVTNSSQKTNYNIEHESSLLTLRLDMSELASSDEHKAIDMNGGSEIYGDPELNHNNLNFLKSNIEGDMGPSIPQLLHQICNVNDANSSSEKRDTLQQLAEVSLKNDSSVWAKCQILCSIT; from the exons ATGAAGCTTGTTGTGATAACTGTTCTTGTGATTGCAGAGTCTGCAGATAATTGCATTAAAACA ATGTTGCGAAACTGCAAAGTTGCCCGTGTTCTCCCTCGGATAGCTGATGCTGCAAAGAATGACAAGAGTGCTGTTCTTCGGGCCAG GTGTTGTGAATATGCACTTCTGATACTGGAGTACTGGGCTGATGCTCCAGAAATTCAACGTTCTGCTGATTTATATGAAGATCTAATCAAGTGTTGTATAGCAGATGCAATGAGTGAG GTGCGATCAACTGCTCGAACATGCTACCGGATGTTTACAAAAACTTGGCCAGAGAGGTCTAGGTGCCTTTTCGTATCATTTGATCCTGTCATACAGAGG TTATTGAATGAAGAGAATGGAGGAATGCACAAACGATATTCTTCTCCTTCCCTTCGTGAAAGGGGAGCGCAATTTTCTCGTGCTCCATCTCAATCCACGAGTATATGCATGCCTGGATATGGTACCTCTGCAATTGTTGCAATGGATAAGAGTTCAGTTATTTCTTCAGGGACTAGCCTTGTGCCAAAATCTAAATCACTTGGTAAAAATTCAGAGAGAAGCCTAGAAAGTGTGCTTCATGCAAGCAAACAGAAGGTGCTAGCTATTGAGAGTTTACTGAAAGGTATTGGCATGTCTGACAAGCAAAACTTTGCTACTGCACGCTCCACAAGCTTGGACCTAG GTGTTAATACTCTATCTACCCGGGATACACCACTTGCTACTAGTGTTTCCTCAAGTTCTTTTTCTGTGCAAAGTTCGCTATTGGGTGATTCAACCATTGCAAGCATTAGAAAAGCTAGTAACAGGAACGGTGGTTTAAATATGTCTGACTTAGTCAGTCAGGTTCAATTATCTAGAGATCCATCAAAACTCTCTTTCCTCAGTCATGCAACACCTGTTTCCCTGACTTCTTTGTCTTCATCACATTTGAAATGGTCATCTGAAAGGTTGCAAGATGGAAGTGGTAGCGAAAATAATGTTGATCACAGGTTATCTAGGCGACTTCCAAGTATCCAAACTGATAAACATTATCTGGAGACACCATCTAAGGATTCTAGCTATAGGGATTCACAGAATCCTTATGTCCCCAACTTTCAGCGGCCTCTTCTAAGAAAGCAGGTGACTGGAAAGGCCGTGGCAAATGCTAGAAATAGTTTGGATGATGGTCAAATCCTAGCAAGTGAAATGCCTAGCTATATAGATGGTCCAACTACCCTTGGTGAGACACTTAATGAGGGACTAAACCCCAGTTCAGATTGGGTAGCAAGGGTTTCTGCATTCAATTACCTCTGGAGTTTGTTGCAGCAAGGCCCAAAAGGTGTTTTGGAAGTCACACAGAATTTTGAGAAGGTTATGAAGTTATTTTTTCGATATTTAGATGACCCTCACCATAAAGTTGCACAGGCAGCATTTATCACCCTTGCTGAAATTATTCCAGCTTGCAAAAAGCCTTTTGAGAATTATCTTGAAAGAACCTTGCCCCATATTTTTGCTAGATTAATTGATCCAAAGGAACTTGTAAGGCAACCATGTTCTGCAACAATTGAGATAATTGGAAAGACATACAATATGGATTCTCTTCTTCCTGCTCTTGTCCGCTCTCTTGATGAGCAGAGATCTCCTAAAGCAAAATTGGCTGTCATTCAGTTTGCAAATAACTCCTTTAATAAACATACAATAAACTCTGATGGTTATAGTAACAATGGATTTCTTAAGCTATGGCTTGCTAAGTTATTGCCTTTGGCAAATGACAAAAATGTAAGATTGAAGGAAACATCCACATCTTGCATCATATCAGTTTATTCCCATTTTGATGCAATTGGAGTCTTGAATTTCATTTTGAGTCTTTCTGTTGAAGAACAGAACTTGTTAAGACGAAAACTTAAGCAATATACACCTCGTATAGAGGTCGAGTTAATGAACTACTTGCAGAATAAGAAAGAACGTCAGCGTCCAAAATCTTTCCATGACCAGTCAAATGTTGTTGGAACTTCTGCTGAGGAAGACTATGTTGGAGCTTCAAAGAAAGGTTTTTATTGTGCAAATTACTCAACTAGTTCAGTTGATGGTGAGGTTGGGAAGAAGTTGAGTTCAACCCAGCAATCGATGCAGTTTGATACTTACACCATTCATGCAACTTCTGATGAGTCTCATCATCCTTCTCAGAATGTTGATGCTTGTGCTTGTGATCCTTCATCTCAAGATGGGTTGGTGACTAATTCCTCGCAGAAAACAAATTATAATATTGAGCATGAAAGTTCTCTGTTAACTCTGCGTCTAGACATGAGTGAACTAGCCAGTTCTGATGAACACAAAGCCATTGATATGAATGGTGGAAGTGAAATTTATGGAGATCCTGAACTGAATCATAAtaatcttaattttttaaaatctaacaTAGAAGGAGATATGGGACCTAGCATTCCACAACTTCTTCATCAG ATTTGCAATGTAAATGATGCGAACTCAAGTTCAGAGAAACGTGACACCTTGCAACAGCTGGCTGAAGTTTCATTAAAGAATGATAGTTCTGTCTGGGCAAAG TGTCAAATCCTCTGCTCAATCACATGA